The proteins below come from a single Yamadazyma tenuis chromosome 5, complete sequence genomic window:
- the VPS13 gene encoding Vacuolar protein sorting-associated protein 13 (COG:U; BUSCO:EOG09260075; EggNog:ENOG503NVAS), whose amino-acid sequence MFESLVANLLNRFLGSYIENFDPKQLNIGIWSGDVKLSNLRLKKDSLDRFNLPINVKFGHLGHLILQIPWSNLKGKPVKIIIEDLYLLASPIIAGEFDLEEEKQKEIRIKLEKLDHLSILENANLQNQEISSDINSNESFTESLVTKIVDNLQVTIKNIHIRYEDDSLLTEDPYSVGLTLKELSAVSVDDSWMPSFISITQALTRKLLTLQNLSCYMNTDSDSIYSEDPNALLSAFKQSLSGNITEEELQYILKPVSGRGKISMNKLGATETTPHIKAELLFDEFGIDLDSQQYEDILWTLSKFHWYIKTHRFRKYRPKVPVSEDPKQWFRYTAKSILNEIHEKNYKWSWEYFAKRRDQRKAYISLYKQKLLEKLTDKNDISELEALDLELPFEDIKFYRSLARGELRKENALNKVKQAQIEKQSDPQQQQAGWFSGWWGATPTEESEKSSEKGQLVDENDFQLNDDQKKALYDAIDYNESEISNIIDLPRDAVKVEILTTLSKGGLSIRTKKNEPNLAEIVFEGCKTRIFQRSDSFLANFEMQEFRIEDGTEPTLYKHVVSVKEYGNKDAKDTTSHSQSDPFFRVSFENNPLDGSADSKLLAKLKSMTIFYNPKLIEEIVKFFQPPKVHLDTVGAIMNAAEATVEGLTSQTRIGLQYALEEHKTINVKLDLQAPLIILPLEPDNWKSPVAILDAGHISVVSKLVEKSKIEEFKAKTTYSEEDWKQLNTLMYDTFILNLQDAQFLVGPNIKDTMSQLHFEDAKDRHSSILDKLNIKLHLGISILPDVYNLARIKVGGEVPAIKLHLNDFQYKAIMQIIDKAIPDFGTSEHDDSSVFNAFSTIEEPQIEDLSASKLEESEALDAPSAKKNHLVEAASAQHMFEFNMKVDEVKVSLSRCIDGVTLRAEPFIDLVGDSLSLDFYTTAANLHLDLVLKDINLFDHIERSGIPEFERLVSSNNFVEHNVDRTKELFKLDYTRSKRLVEFNNKEIEVFDQDIKMDIATVKFVITRKSILSILNFVLNTFTDPNAEATPADELKHNDSENDDFAPQKINVDITLDSIIVVLNEDSVKLATLQLSTAEIELLLLPEAMDIKGRLGALSLHDDINQGSPNDSILRKLFSIEGDNLAEFTYKTFDKETNTNTYNSAIELKTGSSKVYFVESSFKRVFNYLSQFQRMKEIYDSTREAAINQANQINDANRIKFDFSITAPTVVFPTLVHHSNVKYDNLTFELGELYASNIFEKNSKTGSIKNVIKAGLRNINMTSEFNFVNELTQSLELVEGFDLSFDIDYWEEYIEDIPSILINGRLPEVNLKLTELQLKYLLNLSGAVSNVFHTSEIDMEDIQEDAENANAVIKHNIEVLEKVTETKSEFSSSNEARTVSNPKHPKLVFNFDIPKFALTVYNNTSGIEAIDDKMLSSFVLSSLKTQFKMTDDTHFESSISVKSFVVEDVRAENDSCFTEIIPSIKGDRDQFIASIISEGNPEKKNVTVMLTVDNPKVILSLDYLFELQGFIDKVFEKPQTISGLVDDISDDSESESSSAEENTNALRIGQSDSSPSTEGISIGFSINVREPSVMLLADPKKANTEAIIFKIEQILITSQNVLSLAADSVGLFLCTMDNFNDHRLRIIDDFSVSFAHDSRGSNETSFLTNIQASVDPLLVRLSLRDIKLALRIFSKASELYSKAQGKGQENEPETISDNFKRRLSQYAPSFTSTLSGTKRKKVLDSNLDSKVLIKGEELNISLGSMRFVLIGDVHELPVLDMNIKPFDIKAINWSTDLSAETHIESFVNIYNYSRSTWEPLIEPWPISVYATKGGESQPAVIVDVVSRQLAEITITSRSVALLSQIFSLVGEDVELKSREEASPYKIVNQTGYDLEIWNDQQESERKNCTTIKNNESTRWAFEDWREIRENLDTNNKRGILGVKLIGSKYEEIRGISATGEGEEIIMMKPPINGVHNRFIFDITLGQDNVKTIWLRSAVTVQNDADVSVAIKIINEVDSPEIEDVIIKPGDVKSLPIDYVYSSVFKVKPAITTKYEWSTEELYWKDLLYGGSAITCNSSDLNDETSYYFQTEASYDQDEPLARIYPHMNLVISAPVKVVNLLPFDMNYRLYDKGSRKDWSGSIKKGATDFIHVASLRSLLLLSVEPKDFGFKKSDFAIINCSKNSEFKRETTMTLKHESGQMLKLMIYYPRKVEGRTGLRIVIYSPYVILNRTGQNVIISEKSNKLGINGNSSLENVTPKMFSFNNTNVRSNRALMKVGDSQWSVPLSFDAIGQSTECKMQVSGKQTEMNVAITTSEGEGIYNLTKVISIVPRFILKNALKESIQIVENGSTEVTTVEPNELIPLYGLRRNLNKSLMTKFSHGCKSWSSPFAIGDVGQIFLKVFKENVGQMLLKVNILTENGTIFIQIEDAQNNWPFAIRNFSESEFIVYQGNPNVNENGEIVKTDVDYKPIYYRVPPRSIMPYAYDYPKAVIKELILRSHGRERPINLSEIGNLKPFRLPPTQTEDQKIVDLNVIADGPTQSLVISNYDPSLSMYKLQRNQTSSSSVNGSQQNFEANQEDENYNTRIITRFEGFGISLINTKYNELLYMTLRGLEIRYNDSDYYQNLSVKLKWIQIDNQLYGGIFPIVIYPTMIPKSGKEMNNHPSFSASVCKVKDDSHGVIFIKYATILLQEMSIEIDEDFLFALLDFAKIPGASWNKALEDKLCDDTIELPEPKLLSESSDFYFEALHLQPTLTNLSFVRTERVNAEDKVSNSSNTLMFFFNVLTMAIGNVNEAPIKLNALFMENVRVPLPILMESIQTHYGQSFIYQLHKILGSADVLGDPVGLFNNLASGVLDIFYEPYQGFIINDRPQELGIGIAKGGLSFLKKSIFGFSNSVAKFTGSMAKGLSLVTMDERFQERRRLNQRRNKPKHALYGFASGANSFFESVSSGVTGIATAPIEGANSEGALGFFKGFGKGIVGLPTKTAIGIFDLASNVSEGIRSTTTVFDADGLDKVRLPRQIGYDHVIKPYSAREAQGQFWLKSIDGGVYLHENYLAHLVLPGENKTLIVTFKKLILYEINVNKVRWIVSFDQIKSISMESTGIVIGLKKSEGPFIPIPEKSSRAFLYNRIGIAVEDYNKHCQVVL is encoded by the coding sequence ATGTTTGAGTCATTGGTTgccaatttgttgaacaggTTCTTGGGATCGTACATAGAGAACTTCGATCCCAAGCAATTGAACATCGGGATTTGGAGTGGTGATGTCAAATTAAGCAATCTTcgtttgaagaaggattCCTTAGACAGATTCAATTTGCCAATTAACGTCAAATTCGGCCATTTAGGCCATTTGATCCTCCAGATTCCTTGGTCTAACTTGAAAGGAAAACCCGTCAAGATTATCATCGAAGATTTGTACTTGTTGGCATCCCCAATCATTGCTGGTGAATTTGATTTAGAGGAAGAGAAACAAAAGGAGATCAGaatcaaattggaaaaacttgatcacTTGTCGATTCTCGAGAACGCCAACTTACAGAACCAAGAGATCTCTTCCGATATCAACTCAAATGAGTCGTTCACCGAGAGCTTGGTCACTAAAATTGTTGATAACTTGCAAGTGACCATTAAAAATATCCACATCAGATACGAGGATGATCTGCTTTTGACTGAAGACCCTTACTCCGTTGGATTGACCTTGAAGGAACTCTCGGCtgtttctgttgatgattcGTGGATGCCATCGTTTATTTCCATCACCCAAGCTTTAACAAGAAAGTTGTTGACCCTTCAAAATTTATCCTGTTACATGAACACAGACAGCGACTCTATCTACTCAGAAGACCCCAATGCGTTGTTGAGTGCATTTAAACAATCTCTCAGTGGGAACAttacagaagaagaattgcAGTACATCTTGAAACCTGTTAGTGGTAGAGGTAAAATAAGTATGAACAAGTTAGGTGCAACGGAAACTACTCCACATATCAAGGCTGAATTGCTCTTCGATGAGTTCGGAATTGATTTGGATTCTCAGCAGTATGAGGATATCTTGTGGACTCTTTCTAAGTTCCACTGGTATATCAAGACTCATCGATTCAGAAAGTATAGACCAAAGGTGCCAGTATCTGAGGACCCTAAGCAATGGTTCAGATACACCGCCAAATCTATATTAAACGAAATCCACGAAAAGAACTACAAATGGAGTTGGGAATACTTTGCTAAACGAAGAGATCAGAGAAAAGCCTATATTAGCCTCTACAAGcaaaagttgttggaaaaaCTCACCGATAAGAATGATATAAGTGAATTGGAAGCTTTGGACCTCGAGTTGCCTTTCGAAGATATAAAGTTCTACCGGTCTCTTGCTAGAGGTGAGTTGAGAAAGGAGAATGCCTTAAATAAGGTAAAGCAAGCCCAAATCGAAAAACAGAGTGATCCACAGCAACAGCAAGCAGGATGGTTTTCTGGTTGGTGGGGTGCTACTCCCACGGAGGAGTCTGAAAAACTGTCTGAAAAGggtcaacttgttgacgAAAATGACTTTCAGTTGAATGACGACCAAAAGAAGGCCTTGTACGATGCAATTGACTACAACGAGAGTGAAATCTCAAATATCATTGATTTACCAAGAGATGCGGTCAAAGTTGAAATATTGACTACATTGCTGAAAGGTGGTTTATCTATCAGGACAAAAAAGAATGAACCTAACTTGGCAGAGATTGTATTTGAAGGTTGCAAGACTAGGATTTTCCAAAGATCAGATTCTTTCTTAGCCAATTTCGAGATGCAAGAATTTAGAATCGAAGATGGTACTGAACCAACTTTGTATAAGCATGTTGTGAGTGTGAAAGAGTATGGTAACAAGGATGCAAAGGATACTACATCACATAGTCAGAGTGACCCATTTTTCAGAGTATCATTTGAGAACAATCCACTTGATGGCTCTGCAGACTCAAAGTTGTTAGCGAAGCTTAAGTCTATGACCATATTCTACAACCCCAAACTTATTGAAGAGATTGTGAAATTCTTCCAACCCCCAAAGGTGCATTTGGATACGGTAGGTGCTATTATGAATGCGGCAGAAGCTACAGTTGAAGGTCTTACATCTCAAACAAGAATTGGATTGCAGTATGCTCTAGAGGAGCACAAAACAATCAATGTGAAGTTGGATTTGCAAGCTCCTTTGATTATCTTACCATTAGAGCCTGACAACTGGAAATCTCCTGTTGCTATACTTGATGCCGGTCACATAAGTGTTGTTAGCAAGCTTGTGGAGAAGTCcaagattgaagagttcaagGCCAAAACTACTTACAGTGAAGAAGACTGGAAGCAGTTGAATACCTTGATGTACGACACTTTTATTCtcaatcttcaagatgCTCAGTTCCTTGTGGGACCAAATATTAAAGACACAATGTCACAGTTACATTTTGAAGACGCCAAAGACAGACACTCATCGATCTTGGACAAATTGAATATTAAGTTACACCTTGGAATATCCATCTTGCCAGATGTCTACAATTTGGCTAGAATCAAGGTAGGTGGTGAGGTCCCAGCAATAAAGCTTCATCTTAATGATTTCCAGTACAAGGCTATTATGcaaatcattgacaaaGCCATTCCTGATTTTGGAACCTCTGAACATGATGATTCAAGTGTTTTCAATGCGTTTTCAACAATAGAAGAACCCCAGATTGAGGATTTAAGTGCAAGCAAATTGGAAGAGAGTGAGGCTTTGGATGCTCCTTCTGCTAAGAAGAACCATTTAGTTGAAGCCGCATCTGCACAGCATATGTTTGAGTTCAATATGAAAGTAGATGAAGTAAAAGTATCTTTATCTAGGTGCATCGATGGTGTTACTTTAAGGGCTGAACCATTTATCGATCTAGTTGGGGATTCACTTAGCTTGGATTTCTATACAACAGCTGCAAACTTGcatttggatttggtcTTGAAAGACATTAATCTCTTCGATCATATTGAGAGATCTGGAATCCCAGAGTTCGAGAGGTTGGTTTCGTCAAACAATTTCGTCGAGCATAATGTTGATAGGACAAAAGAATTGTTTAAATTGGACTACACTAGAAGTAAAAGGTTAGTGGAATTCAATAACAAGGAAattgaagtctttgatcaagatatAAAAATGGACATAGCAACAGTCAAATTCGTTATTACCAGAAAGTCAATTTTAAGTATCTTAAATTTTGTTCTAAATACTTTCACCGATCCAAATGCTGAAGCTACTCCTGCTGATGAATTGAAGCATAATGATTCAGAAAATGATGATTTTGCTCCTCAGAAAATCAATGTTGATATCACCTTGGATAGTATCATTGTTGTTCTTAATGAGGATAGTGTCAAGTTAGCGACTTTGCAATTAAGCACAGCTGAAATTGAATTGTTGTTACTACCAGAAGCAATGGATATAAAAGGAAGGCTTGGTGCATTGAGCTTACATGATGACATCAACCAAGGTTCTCCAAATGATTCAATTTTGAGAAAGCTCTTCAGCATTGAAGGTGATAACCTTGCTGAATTCACCTATAAAACTTTTGACAAAGaaaccaacaccaatacCTACAATTCAGCTATTGAGTTAAAGACAGGATCTTCTAAAGTCTACTTCGTTGAGTCTTCGTTCAAACGAGTCTTCAATTATTTAAGTCAGTTCCAGAGGATGAAGGAAATTTATGACAGCACAAGAGAAGCAGCAATAAATCAGGCTAACCAAATCAATGATGCCAATAGAATAAAATTTGATTTCTCCATTACTGCTCCAACGGTAGTGTTCCCTACGTTAGTTCACCATTCGAATGTTAAGTATGATAACTTGACGTTTGAATTGGGTGAATTATATGCATCAAACATATTTGAAAAAAACTCCAAAACCGGTTCAATCAAGAATGTCATTAAGGCTGGATTGAGAAACATCAATATGACATCAGAGTTCAACTTTGTTAACGAATTAACACAATCATtggaacttgttgaaggcTTTGACTTATCGTTTGACATTGATTATTGGGAAGAATACATTGAAGATATCCCCTCcattttgatcaatggaAGACTTCCAGAGGTTAATTTGAAATTGACTGAACTACAATTGaaatacttgttgaatctTTCTGGTGCTGTTTCAAATGTATTCCACACTTCTGAAATTGATATGGAAGATATACAGGAAGATGCTGAAAATGCTAATGCTGTGATTAAGCACAATATAGAGGTTTTGGAGAAGGTAACCGAAACCAAAAGCGAGTTCTCTTCATCTAATGAAGCTCGGACAGTTTCCAACCCTAAGCATCCAAAACTTGTGTTCAATTTTGATATTCCCAAGTTTGCCTTGACTGTTTATAACAACACAAGTGGAATTGAAGCTATTGATGACAAGATGTTGAGCTCATTTGTATTAAGCAGCTTAAAGACACAGTTTAAGATGACGGATGACACTCACTTCGAATCGAGTATCTCTGTTAAATCTTTTGTGGTAGAAGATGTTAGAGCAGAAAATGATAGTTGTTTCACTGAAATAATACCGCTGATTAAAGGTGACAGAGACCAATTCATAGCGTCAATTATTTCTGAAGGTAATCctgaaaagaagaatgtTACTGTGATGTTAACCGTTGATAATCCTAAGGTTATTTTATCGCTTGACTACTTGTTCGAGTTGCAAGGATTCATTGACAaagtatttgaaaaacCTCAAACTATATCTGGtttggttgatgatatttcaGATGATTCAGAGTCCGAGTCTAGCTCAGCGGAAGAGAATACCAACGCATTGAGAATTGGACAGTCTGACTCCTCGCCACTGACGGAAGGTATATCTATAGGGTTTTCCATCAATGTTAGAGAACCCTCGGTGATGTTGCTAGCTGATCCTAAGAAAGCTAATACTGAAGCtatcattttcaagattgAACAAATCTTGATAACGAGTCAAAATgttctttctttggctgCCGACAGCGTTGGATTATTCTTGTGCACAATGGATAATTTCAACGATCACAGACTCAGAATAATCGATGATTTCTCCGTTTCTTTTGCTCATGATTCCAGAGGTTCCAACGAAACTTCCTTCCTTACAAATATCCAAGCTTCTGTTGATCCTTTACTTGTTCGTCTTTCTTTACGAGATATCAAATTAGCGTTAAGGATTTTTAGCAAAGCTTCTGAATTATACTCCAAAGCCCAAGGCAAAGGCCAAGAAAATGAGCCTGAGACCATTTCTGATAATTTCAAGAGGAGGTTATCTCAATATGCCCCTTCGTTTACTTCAACATTATCGGGAACAAAACGAAAAAAAGTTTTGGATTCAAACCTTGATTCGAAAGTATTGATAAAGGGTGAAGAACTCAACATCAGTTTGGGAAGCATGAGGTTTGTTcttattggtgatgttcaTGAGCTTCCTGTTCTCGACATGAATATCAAGCCGTTTGATATTAAGGCAATAAATTGGTCTACGGATCTCAGTGCTGAGACCCATATCGAATCGTTTGTTAACATTTACAATTACTCCAGATCGACATGGGAACCATTAATCGAGCCTTGGCCAATCTCAGTATACGCTACGAAAGGTGGAGAGTCGCAACCAGCTGTAATAGTAGATGTGGTTTCGAGACAATTGGCTGAGATCACGATCACCTCAAGATCGGTTGCCTTGCTTTCTCAGATCTTTTCGTTAGTTGGTGAGGATGTTGAATTAAAATCCAGAGAAGAAGCGAGTCCATATAAAATTGTCAATCAAACCGGATATGATCTTGAGATCTGGAATGATCAACAGGAATCTGAGAGAAAGAATTGTACTACTATTAAGAACAATGAATCGACTCGTTGGGCTTTTGAGGATTGGAGAGAAATCCGTGAAAACCTAGATACCAATAACAAGAGAGGTATTCTTGGTGTGAAGCTAATTGGCTCTAAATATGAAGAAATTAGAGGAATTTCAGCGACTGGAGAAGGAGAAGAGATTATCATGATGAAACCCCCTATAAACGGAGTTCATAACCGGTTTATTTTTGATATCACTTTGGGCCAGGATAATGTTAAGACCATTTGGTTGAGGTCCGCTGTGACTGTTCAAAATGATGCAGATGTCAGCGTTGCAATCAAAATTATCAACGAAGTAGATTCCCctgaaattgaagacgTCATCATCAAGCCTGGAGATGTTAAATCTTTGCCTATTGACTATGTCTATTCTAGTGTTTTCAAAGTTAAACCAGctatcaccaccaaatacGAATGGTCTACTGAAGAGCTCTATTGGAAAGATCTACTTTATGGAGGTAGTGCCATCACCTGTAATTCTTCGGATCTAAATGATGAGACTTCGTACTACTTCCAAACCGAAGCTTCGTATGATCAGGATGAACCTCTTGCAAGGATATATCCGCACATGAATTTGGTTATTTCAGCTCCTGTTAAAGTGGTGAACTTGCTACCATTTGACATGAACTACAGATTATATGACAAGGGAAGCAGAAAGGATTGGAGTGGATCAATTAAAAAAGGTGCTACCGACTTTATTCACGTTGCAAGTTTGAGAAGTCTTCTATTATTGAGTGTAGAGCCTAAAGactttggtttcaaaaaATCAGACTTTGCTATcatcaattgttcaaagaaTAGTGAGTTCAAGAGAGAAACCACTATGACTTTGAAACACGAATCGGGTCAAATGTTGAAACTCATGATTTATTACCcaagaaaagttgaaggcCGGACAGGACTCAGAATTGTTATCTATTCCCCTTATGTCATTCTCAACAGAACTGGTCAAAATGTCATAATCAGTGAAAAGTCTAACAAGTTAGGTATCAACGGCAATTCTTCTTTAGAGAATGTTACCCCAAAAATGTTCTCTTTTAACAATACTAATGTGAGAAGCAATAGGGCTTTAATGAAGGTCGGTGATAGTCAATGGTCCGTACCATTAAGTTTCGATGCAATTGGTCAGTCCACAGAATGCAAGATGCAAGTCAGTGGCAAACAAACCGAAATGAATGTGGCAATAACAACTCTGGAGGGAGAAGGTATTTATAACCTTACCAAAGTTATCTCTATTGTTCCTAGATTCATTCTCAAGAATGCCTTGAAAGAAAGTatccaaattgttgaaaatggaTCTACAGAAGTTACGACTGTTGAACCCAATGAATTGATCCCTTTGTACGGCTTGCGCCGGAATCTAAATAAGAGTTTGATGACGAAGTTCAGTCATGGTTGCAAATCTTGGTCATCACCCTTTGcaattggtgatgttggtCAAATCTTCCTCAAAGTCTTTAAAGAAAATGTCGGGCAGATGTTGCTCAAGGTAAACATCCTTACAGAAAATGGCACTATATTTATCCAGATTGAAGATGCCCAAAACAACTGGCCCTTTGCCATTCGTAACTTTAGTGAATCCGAGTTTATTGTTTACCAAGGTAACCCTAATGTAAATGAGAATGGTGAAATTGTCAAAACAGATGTTGACTATAAGCCAATTTATTATAGGGTTCCTCCAAGGAGTATCATGCCATATGCTTACGATTATCCTAAAGCTGTTATTAAGGAGTTGATTTTAAGATCTCACGGCCGTGAGAGACCCATCAATTTGTCGGAAATTGGTAACTTGAAACCCTTCAGACTTCCACCTACCCAGACTGAGGATCAAAAGATTGTTGATTTGAACGTTATTGCAGATGGGCCCACCCAATCTTTGGTTATTTCAAATTATGATCCTTCTTTGAGTATGTACAAATtgcaaagaaatcaaaCCAGTTCAAGCTCTGTCAACGGATCACAACAGAATTTTGAAGCCAATCAAGAGGATGAGAACTATAACACTAGAATAATAACCAGGTTTGAAGGGTTTGGtatttctttgattaaTACCAAGTACAACGAGTTGTTGTATATGACATTAAGAGGCTTGGAAATCAGGTATAATGATTCAGATTACTATCAAAACTTGAGTGTGAAATTAAAATGGATCCAAATCGATAATCAGTTGTACGGAGGAATATTTCCAATTGTCATATATCCTACGATGATCCCAAAGTCAGGAAAAGAGATGAATAATCATCCCTCCTTTTCAGCTTCGGTTTGCAAAGTGAAAGACGATTCCCATGGCGTGATTTTCATCAAATATGCTACCATCTTGCTTCAAGAAATGTCcattgaaattgatgaGGACTTTTTGTTTGCATTATTGGACTTTGCAAAGATCCCTGGAGCTAGTTGGAACAAAGCATTAGAAGACAAGCTTTGTGATGATACTATTGAATTACCAGAACCCAAGTTGTTATCCGAGAGCAGTGATTTCTACTTTGAGGCATTACATTTGCAACCAACtttgaccaacttgtcgTTTGTGAGAACGGAAAGAGTCAATGCTGAGGATAAAGTTAGCAACTCACTGAATACCCTaatgtttttcttcaacgtACTCACCATGGCTATTGGAAATGTGAATGAAGCACctatcaagttgaatgcCTTGTTTATGGAAAATGTCAGAGTTCCACTTCCAATTTTGATGGAATCGATCCAAACTCATTATGGACAGTCTTTCATATATCAACTTCACAAGATTTTGGGATCGGCTGATGTTTTGGGTGACCCAGTTGGtttgttcaataacttgGCCTCAGGTGTTCTTGACATCTTTTATGAACCTTATCAAGGTTTCATAATCAATGATCGCCCACAAGAATTGGGTATTGGTATTGCCAAAGGTGggttgagtttcttgaaaaagtccaTCTTCGGGTTTTCGAATTCGGTAGCTAAATTCACAGGATCGATGGCCAAAGGCTTGTCTTTGGTAACGATGGATGAGAGATTCCAAGAGCGTCGTCGTCTCAATCAACGTCGTAACAAGCCTAAACATGCGCTTTATGGTTTTGCATCGGGTGCAAATTCGTTCTTCGAGTCTGTATCTTCTGGTGTGACCGGTATAGCAACGGCTCCAATCGAAGGGGCAAATAGTGAAGGTGCATTGGGATTTTTCAAGggatttggaaaaggaaTAGTTGGACTTCCAACCAAAACTGCAATTGGTATCTTTGATCTTGCTTCAAATGTCAGTGAAGGGATTCGGAGTACCACTACAGTTTTTGATGCTGATGGGTTGGATAAAGTCAGATTGCCTCGTCAAATTGGCTACGATCATGTTATCAAGCCCTATTCAGCAAGAGAAGCCCAAGGCCAGTTCTGGCTCAAATCCATTGATGGAGGAGTATACCTCCATGAGAACTATTTGGCCCACTTGGTGTTACCTGGAGAAAACAAGACCCTTATTGTCACTTTCAAAAAACTCATACTATATGAGATCAATGTCAACAAAGTCAGGTGGATCGTTTcgtttgatcaaatcaaatcGATTTCGATGGAGTCTACCGGTATCGTTATTGGATTAAAAAAGAGTGAGGGACCATTCATTCCTATTCCCGAAAAGTCTTCAAGAGCTTTCTTATACAATCGAATCGGTATAGCTGTTGAAGACTACAATAAACACTGCCAAGTGGTGTTATAG
- a CDS encoding uncharacterized protein (COG:G; EggNog:ENOG503P039): MRLWALFLILSLAVAAPTTLKPPSEDDFYNPPDGYEDEELGTILKWRTPPARIRSIYFPVNVQNTWQMLVRSEDEYGNATAIVSTIFEPYNANSSRLVAYNVAEDASSIDCSPSYTFEGGGGIGTIIGKAEMILIQGALELGYYVVSTDYESSIGAFTAGPLSGISVLNTIKATLTTSNTTGINPDCEIVLWGYSGGTIPGGWAAAMQPSYYEELTGQLKGAALGGWVTNITATAEIIDGTIFAGLTPNAITGLAKQYPAINDAINEYITDKTENEDFNSAPDYCLLPSVLHYAYDQFFTGPDPWAKSGWSILSEERVKTVLNANTLGIDATKEYFPEIPMFVFHGRKDEVVPFKDAQRVYDVWCDAGIESFEFATSNSTGHILEVIEGSGAALKWISDIFNGVPPIKGCKQTSRSTNLLYPGAYKGYYEILTALIENVAGTKIGPSDSENVKRWLEPELKKRGKL, translated from the coding sequence ATGAGACTTTGGGCGTTGTTTCTAATTCTCTCCTTGGCAGTTGCTGCCCCTACTACCCTCAAACCTCCATCTGAAGATGACTTCTATAACCCACCTGATGGGtatgaagatgaggaaCTCGGTACCATCTTAAAGTGGAGAACACCTCCCGCCAGAATTAGAAGTATTTACTTCCCAGTTAATGTTCAAAATACCTGGCAAATGCTTGTTAGGTCAGAAGATGAGTATGGTAATGCAACAGCCATAGTATCGACTATTTTTGAACCCTACAATGCCAATTCAAGTAGACTCGTTGCCTACAATGTGGCAGAAGATGCCTCCAGTATCGATTGTTCTCCATCCTATACgtttgaaggtggtggtggaattggAACCATCATAGGAAAAGCCGAAATGATTTTGATCCAAGGAGCCTTAGAATTGGGTTATTATGTTGTTTCCACCGATTATGAAAGTTCTATAGGTGCATTCACGGCGGGACCCTTACTGGGAATATCAGTATTAAATACCATCAAAGCCACATTAACCACCTCCAATACCACTGGTATTAATCCTGACTGTGAAATTGTTCTCTGGGGATACTCCGGTGGAACCATCCCCGGAGGATGGGCTGCCGCCATGCAACCATCATACTACGAGGAGCTTACCGGACAATTGAAAGGTGCTGCTTTGGGAGGTTGGGTCACCAACATCACTGCTACTGCTGAGATTATCGACGGAACCATTTTCGCGGGGTTGACTCCAAATGCTATTACCGGACTTGCTAAGCAATATCCTGCTATTAACGATGCTATTAACGAATATATCACCGACAAAACCGAGAACGAAGACTTCAACAGTGCTCCAGACTACTGTTTACTTCCTTCGGTGCTCCATTATGCATATGACCAATTTTTCACGGGTCCAGACCCTTGGGCCAAAAGTGGGTGGTCAATTCTCTCAGAAGAAAGGGTGAAAACCGTTCTCAACGCAAACACCTTGGGAATCGACGCTACAAAAGAATACTTCCCTGAGATCCCCATGTTTGTATTTCACGGCCGTAAAGATGAAGTTGTACCTTTCAAAGATGCTCAAAGAGTGTATGATGTGTGGTGCGATGCAGGTATCGAGTCTTTTGAATTTGCAACTTCCAACTCTACCGGACACATTTTAGAAGTGATTGAGGGAAGTGGAGCTGCTCTTAAGTGGATCAGTGATATTTTCAATGGAGTGCCTCCCATCAAGGGATGTAAACAAACCCTGAGACTGACCAACTTGTTATACCCTGGAGCTTATAAAGGATACTATGAAATTCTTACTGCTTTAATTGAAAACGTTGCAGGCACGAAAATTGGTCCAAGTGACTCGGAGAATGTCAAGAGATGGTTGGAGCCAGAGCTCAAAAAGAGGGGGAAATTGTAG